A DNA window from Engraulis encrasicolus isolate BLACKSEA-1 chromosome 3, IST_EnEncr_1.0, whole genome shotgun sequence contains the following coding sequences:
- the ercc8 gene encoding DNA excision repair protein ERCC-8 isoform X2, with the protein MLSFLTARRIGVDDPVRLRRAESTRRVLSLELNHDRDVDRIHGNGVNSLDIEVIEGRYMLSGGADGVVVIYDLENNNKKPQYTCKAVGTVGRSSRHVHKFSVETVQWYPHDTGMFISSSFDKTMKVWDTETLKPAEVFHFEGNVYCHHMSPVARKHTLIAVGTKDPKVQLCDLKSGSRIHVLQGHRGEVLSVRWSPRYEHILATASADSRVRVWDVRRASGSLFTLDQHNGDKSKAATEAVNTAHNGRVNGLCFTADGLFLLTAGTDDRMRLWNSATGENTLVNYGKVTNSSRTCLRLAVSRGCSPDFVFVPCGSSVAMYSLHSGELVTMLRGHYNNVDCCEFHPDYQELYSGGKDCNILAWVPVLRQPDVEEEGPAAGRAGGQQAAVNPAYADAWSSDED; encoded by the exons atgttaagcTTTCTAACAGCGAGACGGATTGGAGTCGATGACCCTGTTCGACTGAGACGAGCAGAATCAACAAGAAG GGTTCTCAGTCTGGAGCTGAATCATGATCGAGATGTGGATCGAATACATGGAAATGGAGTAAATTCGTTAGACATTGAGGTCATTGAAGGCAGATA CATGTTATCAGGGGGTGCTGATGGTGTAGTCGTGATCTATGACCTTGAGAATAACAACAAGAAGCCTCAGTACACCTGTAAAGCGGTCGGAACTGTGGGAAG GTCAAGTCGCCATGTGCACAAGTTCAGTGTGGAAACGGTGCAGTGGTATCCCCATGACACAGGCATGTTCATATCTAGCTCATTTGACAAGACAATGAAAGTGTGGGACACAGAGACATTAAAG CCTGCCGAAGTGTTTCATTTTGAAGGGAACGTCTACTGCCACCACATGTCCCCGGTGGCCAGGAAGCACACGCTTATTGCAG ttGGTACCAAAGACCCTAAAGTACAGCTGTGCGATTTGAAGTCCGGGTCACGCATCCACGTCCTCCAGG GTCACAGAGGCGAGGTGCTATCTGTCAGGTGGTCCCCGCGATACGAGCACATCTTAGCCACAGCCAG TGCTGACAGCAGGGTGAGAGTGTGGGATGTGCGGCGCGCCTCGGGGAGTCTCTTTACCCTAGACCAGCACAACGGGGACAAGTCCAAAGCTGCTACAGAAGCAG TCAACACTGCTCACAATGGACGTGTGAATGGCCTGTGCTTCACTGCCGACGGCCTGTTCTTGCTCACGGCAGGCACGGACGACCGCATGAGGCTGTGGAACAGCGCTACTGGAGAAAACACTCTG GTGAATTACGGCAAGGTGACCAACTCCAGCCGCACCTGCCTGAGGCTGGCGGTGTCGCGCGGCTGCAGCCCGGACTTTGTGTTTGTGCCGTGCGGCAGCTCCGTGGCCATGTACTCCCTGCACAGCGGCGAGCTGGTCACCATGCTGCGTGGACACTACAACAACGTGGACTGCTGCGAGTTCCACCCAGACTACCAG GAGTTGTACAGTGGTGGCAAAGACTGCAACATCCTGGCCTGGGTTCCAGTGTTGAGGCAACCTGATGTGGAGGAGGAAGGACCTGCGGCTGGCAGA GCGGGCGGACAACAGGCAGCAGTCAATCCTGCATATGCGGACGCCTGGAGCAGTGATGAGGACTGA
- the rsrc2 gene encoding arginine/serine-rich coiled-coil protein 2 isoform X1 yields MAASGADTKEMSRSSPDSGRRRPSSETSKSKHHNSRSRSRSRERKHKSGDKKHRRSRSRSKEARRRDSEKSSKSHSRLEDAHSHDERGRERLAEENSGEERHRRKDKKSSRGRSYSRSRSRDRRHRSRSRDKRRSRSRSRDRRSKSREKKRRNRSRSRSRSKHRHRSRSRSKSRERKKRTEKARRKSRSRTPSPPAFRGRNTAMDAQEALARRCANLAGHSALTPGVPVCHMMGIADTPQSITANAIYRLERAKKLQEQKEKELQDKQQKPQSQKAEIVVPKPQPPVEAAKAVAAASSMPPPLLCDAVAAAASAAAAAAAAAAANPVLNVAALLASGTQVTPQIAMAAQMAALQAKTLAETGISVPSYYNPSAVNPMRFAEQEKKRKLLWKGKTEGDNKSQKSQTAELWEKLNFGNKDQNVKFRKLMGIKGEEEAGASTSLDEEGLKTLQQQEEMFRNLDVQYEMARSQTHTQRGMGLGFGFSSRGMDAL; encoded by the exons ATGGCG GCGAGTGGCGCCGATACTAAGGAGATGTCGAGATCTTCCCCCGACTCGGGTAGACGGAGGCCGAGTTCGGAGACCTCGAAGTCAAAACACCACAACTCAAGATCCAGGTCACGttcaagagagagaaagcacaagtCCG GTGATAAAAAGCACAGAAGAAGCCGGAGCAGGAGCAAAGAG GCTCGAAGGAGGGACTCGGAGAAGTCGTCCAAGTCGCACAGCCGTCTGGAAGATGCTCATTCGCACGACGAGCGGGGCAGAGAGAGGTTGGCGGAGGAGAACAGCGGTGAAGAGCGCCACAGACGCAAGGACAAGAAGTCCTCCAGAGGAAGGAGCTACTCCAGGTCACGGTCACGGGACAG GCGTCATCGCAGCAGAAGCCGAGACAAGAGGCGCTCTCGCTCGCGCAGCCGAGATCGCCGGTCCAAAAGCCGGGAGAAGAAGAGGCGAAACCGGTCCCGCTCACGCTCTAGGTCCAAACACAGGCACCGCAGCAGGAGCCGCAGCAAGAGCAG ggaaaggaagaaaagaacagagaaaGCCAGGCGAAAAAGCCGGAGTCGCACCCCGAGTCCCCCCGCCTTCCGCGGCCGCAACACAGCCATGGACGCACAGGAGGCGCTGGCAAGAAGGTGCGCTAATCTCGCAGGTCACTCTGCCCTGACGCCAGGGGTTCCAGTCTGTCACATGATGGGAATCGCTGACACTCCGCAGAGCATCACAGCAAATGCAATTTATAG GTTAGAGAGAGCGAAGAAGCTTCAggaacagaaagagaaggagttaCAAGACAAGCAACAGAAGCCACAGTCGCAGAAGGCAGAGATTGTTGTGCCTAAGCCACAGCCACCAGTGGAAG CAGCCAAAGCCGTTGCTGCAGCTTCCTCCATGCCGCCTCCCCTCCTGTGTGATGCCGTTGCTGCAGCCGCATCCGCTGCCGCAgctgccgctgccgccgccgccgccaacCCCGTGCTGAACGTGGCGGCACTCCTGGCCTCGGGCACGCAGGTCACGCCACAGATCGCCATGGCTGCGCAGATGGCCGCCCTGCAGGCCAAGACGTTGGCAGAGACGGGCATCTCCGTGCCCAGCTACTACAACCCCTCGGCGGTCAACCCCATGAGGTTCGCAgagcaggagaagaagaggaagctgCTCTGGAAGGGCAAGACTGAAGGG GACAACAAGTCGCAGAAGTCGCAGACAGCTGAACTCTGGGAGAAACTGAATTTTGGCAACAAGGACCAAAATGTGAAATTCCGCAAGCTTATGGGCATCAAA ggtGAGGAGGAGGCTGGAGCGTCCACGTCGCTGGACGAGGAAGGCCTAAAGACCCTTCAGCAGCAGGAGGAGATGTTCCGCAACCTGGACGTCCAGTATGAGATGGCCCGCTCGCAGACGCACACCCAGAGAGGCATGGGACTGGGCTTCGGCTTCTCATCGCGGGGAATGGACGCCCTTTGA
- the rsrc2 gene encoding arginine/serine-rich coiled-coil protein 2 isoform X2, whose protein sequence is MAASGADTKEMSRSSPDSGRRRPSSETSKSKHHNSRSRSRSRERKHKSGDKKHRRSRSRSKEARRRDSEKSSKSHSRLEDAHSHDERGRERLAEENSGEERHRRKDKKSSRGRSYSRSRSRDRRHRSRSRDKRRSRSRSRDRRSKSREKKRRNRSRSRSRSKHRHRSRSRSKSRERKKRTEKARRKSRSRTPSPPAFRGRNTAMDAQEALARRCANLAGHSALTPGVPVCHMMGIADTPQSITANAIYRLERAKKLQEQKEKELQDKQQKPQSQKAEIVVPKPQPPVEAKAVAAASSMPPPLLCDAVAAAASAAAAAAAAAAANPVLNVAALLASGTQVTPQIAMAAQMAALQAKTLAETGISVPSYYNPSAVNPMRFAEQEKKRKLLWKGKTEGDNKSQKSQTAELWEKLNFGNKDQNVKFRKLMGIKGEEEAGASTSLDEEGLKTLQQQEEMFRNLDVQYEMARSQTHTQRGMGLGFGFSSRGMDAL, encoded by the exons ATGGCG GCGAGTGGCGCCGATACTAAGGAGATGTCGAGATCTTCCCCCGACTCGGGTAGACGGAGGCCGAGTTCGGAGACCTCGAAGTCAAAACACCACAACTCAAGATCCAGGTCACGttcaagagagagaaagcacaagtCCG GTGATAAAAAGCACAGAAGAAGCCGGAGCAGGAGCAAAGAG GCTCGAAGGAGGGACTCGGAGAAGTCGTCCAAGTCGCACAGCCGTCTGGAAGATGCTCATTCGCACGACGAGCGGGGCAGAGAGAGGTTGGCGGAGGAGAACAGCGGTGAAGAGCGCCACAGACGCAAGGACAAGAAGTCCTCCAGAGGAAGGAGCTACTCCAGGTCACGGTCACGGGACAG GCGTCATCGCAGCAGAAGCCGAGACAAGAGGCGCTCTCGCTCGCGCAGCCGAGATCGCCGGTCCAAAAGCCGGGAGAAGAAGAGGCGAAACCGGTCCCGCTCACGCTCTAGGTCCAAACACAGGCACCGCAGCAGGAGCCGCAGCAAGAGCAG ggaaaggaagaaaagaacagagaaaGCCAGGCGAAAAAGCCGGAGTCGCACCCCGAGTCCCCCCGCCTTCCGCGGCCGCAACACAGCCATGGACGCACAGGAGGCGCTGGCAAGAAGGTGCGCTAATCTCGCAGGTCACTCTGCCCTGACGCCAGGGGTTCCAGTCTGTCACATGATGGGAATCGCTGACACTCCGCAGAGCATCACAGCAAATGCAATTTATAG GTTAGAGAGAGCGAAGAAGCTTCAggaacagaaagagaaggagttaCAAGACAAGCAACAGAAGCCACAGTCGCAGAAGGCAGAGATTGTTGTGCCTAAGCCACAGCCACCAGTGGAAG CCAAAGCCGTTGCTGCAGCTTCCTCCATGCCGCCTCCCCTCCTGTGTGATGCCGTTGCTGCAGCCGCATCCGCTGCCGCAgctgccgctgccgccgccgccgccaacCCCGTGCTGAACGTGGCGGCACTCCTGGCCTCGGGCACGCAGGTCACGCCACAGATCGCCATGGCTGCGCAGATGGCCGCCCTGCAGGCCAAGACGTTGGCAGAGACGGGCATCTCCGTGCCCAGCTACTACAACCCCTCGGCGGTCAACCCCATGAGGTTCGCAgagcaggagaagaagaggaagctgCTCTGGAAGGGCAAGACTGAAGGG GACAACAAGTCGCAGAAGTCGCAGACAGCTGAACTCTGGGAGAAACTGAATTTTGGCAACAAGGACCAAAATGTGAAATTCCGCAAGCTTATGGGCATCAAA ggtGAGGAGGAGGCTGGAGCGTCCACGTCGCTGGACGAGGAAGGCCTAAAGACCCTTCAGCAGCAGGAGGAGATGTTCCGCAACCTGGACGTCCAGTATGAGATGGCCCGCTCGCAGACGCACACCCAGAGAGGCATGGGACTGGGCTTCGGCTTCTCATCGCGGGGAATGGACGCCCTTTGA
- the rsrc2 gene encoding arginine/serine-rich coiled-coil protein 2 isoform X3: protein MAASGADTKEMSRSSPDSGRRRPSSETSKSKHHNSRSRSRSRERKHKSGDKKHRRSRSRSKEARRRDSEKSSKSHSRLEDAHSHDERGRERLAEENSGEERHRRKDKKSSRGRSYSRSRSRDRRHRSRSRDKRRSRSRSRDRRSKSREKKRRNRSRSRSRSKHRHRSRSRSKSRERKKRTEKARRKSRSRTPSPPAFRGRNTAMDAQEALARRLERAKKLQEQKEKELQDKQQKPQSQKAEIVVPKPQPPVEAAKAVAAASSMPPPLLCDAVAAAASAAAAAAAAAAANPVLNVAALLASGTQVTPQIAMAAQMAALQAKTLAETGISVPSYYNPSAVNPMRFAEQEKKRKLLWKGKTEGDNKSQKSQTAELWEKLNFGNKDQNVKFRKLMGIKGEEEAGASTSLDEEGLKTLQQQEEMFRNLDVQYEMARSQTHTQRGMGLGFGFSSRGMDAL from the exons ATGGCG GCGAGTGGCGCCGATACTAAGGAGATGTCGAGATCTTCCCCCGACTCGGGTAGACGGAGGCCGAGTTCGGAGACCTCGAAGTCAAAACACCACAACTCAAGATCCAGGTCACGttcaagagagagaaagcacaagtCCG GTGATAAAAAGCACAGAAGAAGCCGGAGCAGGAGCAAAGAG GCTCGAAGGAGGGACTCGGAGAAGTCGTCCAAGTCGCACAGCCGTCTGGAAGATGCTCATTCGCACGACGAGCGGGGCAGAGAGAGGTTGGCGGAGGAGAACAGCGGTGAAGAGCGCCACAGACGCAAGGACAAGAAGTCCTCCAGAGGAAGGAGCTACTCCAGGTCACGGTCACGGGACAG GCGTCATCGCAGCAGAAGCCGAGACAAGAGGCGCTCTCGCTCGCGCAGCCGAGATCGCCGGTCCAAAAGCCGGGAGAAGAAGAGGCGAAACCGGTCCCGCTCACGCTCTAGGTCCAAACACAGGCACCGCAGCAGGAGCCGCAGCAAGAGCAG ggaaaggaagaaaagaacagagaaaGCCAGGCGAAAAAGCCGGAGTCGCACCCCGAGTCCCCCCGCCTTCCGCGGCCGCAACACAGCCATGGACGCACAGGAGGCGCTGGCAAGAAG GTTAGAGAGAGCGAAGAAGCTTCAggaacagaaagagaaggagttaCAAGACAAGCAACAGAAGCCACAGTCGCAGAAGGCAGAGATTGTTGTGCCTAAGCCACAGCCACCAGTGGAAG CAGCCAAAGCCGTTGCTGCAGCTTCCTCCATGCCGCCTCCCCTCCTGTGTGATGCCGTTGCTGCAGCCGCATCCGCTGCCGCAgctgccgctgccgccgccgccgccaacCCCGTGCTGAACGTGGCGGCACTCCTGGCCTCGGGCACGCAGGTCACGCCACAGATCGCCATGGCTGCGCAGATGGCCGCCCTGCAGGCCAAGACGTTGGCAGAGACGGGCATCTCCGTGCCCAGCTACTACAACCCCTCGGCGGTCAACCCCATGAGGTTCGCAgagcaggagaagaagaggaagctgCTCTGGAAGGGCAAGACTGAAGGG GACAACAAGTCGCAGAAGTCGCAGACAGCTGAACTCTGGGAGAAACTGAATTTTGGCAACAAGGACCAAAATGTGAAATTCCGCAAGCTTATGGGCATCAAA ggtGAGGAGGAGGCTGGAGCGTCCACGTCGCTGGACGAGGAAGGCCTAAAGACCCTTCAGCAGCAGGAGGAGATGTTCCGCAACCTGGACGTCCAGTATGAGATGGCCCGCTCGCAGACGCACACCCAGAGAGGCATGGGACTGGGCTTCGGCTTCTCATCGCGGGGAATGGACGCCCTTTGA
- the elovl7a gene encoding elongation of very long chain fatty acids protein 7a, whose product MAISEFTARAEHLYDEWLKDADPRVDGWFLMSSPLPQTVVLLAYLYFVTSLGPRLMENRKAFDLKPVLVVYNFSSVTLSIYMVYEFIMAGWGTGYTFRCDPVDYHSPQGLRMVRACWLYYFSKFFELLDTIFFVLRKKNNQISFLHVFHHSIMPFTWWFGVKFAGGGLGTFHGLLNCIVHVIMYTYYGLSALGPSYQRFLWWKKHLTSLQLIQFVMVTGHIVQYFFVKDCGYQFPIFVYIIATYGITFLLLFLNFWYHAYTKGKRLPKVLQKKDKVPDSNGNGVHHDKDD is encoded by the exons ATGGCGATCAGTGAGTTCACTGCCAGAGCTGAGCACTTGTATGACGAGTGGCTCAAGGATGCCG ACCCCAGAGTGGATGGCTGGTTCCTCATGTCCTCGCCGCTGCCGCAGACGGTCGTCTTGCTGGCGTACCTCTACTTCGTCACGTCACTGGGGCCCAGGCTCATGGAGAACCGCAAGGCCTTCGACCTGAAGCCAGTCCTCGTCGTCTACAACTTCAGCTCTGTGACGCTGTCTATCTACATGGTTTACGAG TTCATCATGGCTGGCTGGGGTACTGGGTACACCTTCCGCTGTGACCCAGTGGACTACCATTCTCCACAGGGTCTGAGG ATGGTGCGAGCCTGCTGGCTGTACTATTTCTCCAAATTCTTTGAGTTGCTGGACACA ATTTTCTTTGTTTTGCGTAAAAAGAACAACCAGATCTCGTTCCTCCACGTGTTCCATCACTCAATCATGCCTTTCACCTGGTGGTTTGGAGTCAAGTTTGCTGGAG GTGGACTTGGGACCTTCCACGGCCTCCTCAACTGCATCGTCCACGTCATCATGTACACCTACTACGGGCTGTCGGCACTGGGGCCATCCTACCAGCGCTTCCTCTGGTGGAAGAAGCATCTCACCTCCCTCCAGCTG ATCCAGTTCGTCATGGTCACCGGCCACATTGTACAGTATTTCTTCGTGAAGGACTGCGGCTACCAGTTCCCCATCTTTGTTTACATCATCGCCACCTACGGCATCACGTTCCTGCTGCTCTTCCTCAACTTCTGGTACCATGCCTACACGAAGGGCAAGAGGCTGCCCAAGGTGCTGCAGAAGAAGGACAAGGTGCCCGACAGCAACGGCAACGGGGTACACCACGACAAGGACGACTAG
- the ercc8 gene encoding DNA excision repair protein ERCC-8 isoform X3: MLSGGADGVVVIYDLENNNKKPQYTCKAVGTVGRSSRHVHKFSVETVQWYPHDTGMFISSSFDKTMKVWDTETLKPAEVFHFEGNVYCHHMSPVARKHTLIAVGTKDPKVQLCDLKSGSRIHVLQGHRGEVLSVRWSPRYEHILATASADSRVRVWDVRRASGSLFTLDQHNGDKSKAATEAVNTAHNGRVNGLCFTADGLFLLTAGTDDRMRLWNSATGENTLVNYGKVTNSSRTCLRLAVSRGCSPDFVFVPCGSSVAMYSLHSGELVTMLRGHYNNVDCCEFHPDYQELYSGGKDCNILAWVPVLRQPDVEEEGPAAGRAGGQQAAVNPAYADAWSSDED, translated from the exons ATGTTATCAGGGGGTGCTGATGGTGTAGTCGTGATCTATGACCTTGAGAATAACAACAAGAAGCCTCAGTACACCTGTAAAGCGGTCGGAACTGTGGGAAG GTCAAGTCGCCATGTGCACAAGTTCAGTGTGGAAACGGTGCAGTGGTATCCCCATGACACAGGCATGTTCATATCTAGCTCATTTGACAAGACAATGAAAGTGTGGGACACAGAGACATTAAAG CCTGCCGAAGTGTTTCATTTTGAAGGGAACGTCTACTGCCACCACATGTCCCCGGTGGCCAGGAAGCACACGCTTATTGCAG ttGGTACCAAAGACCCTAAAGTACAGCTGTGCGATTTGAAGTCCGGGTCACGCATCCACGTCCTCCAGG GTCACAGAGGCGAGGTGCTATCTGTCAGGTGGTCCCCGCGATACGAGCACATCTTAGCCACAGCCAG TGCTGACAGCAGGGTGAGAGTGTGGGATGTGCGGCGCGCCTCGGGGAGTCTCTTTACCCTAGACCAGCACAACGGGGACAAGTCCAAAGCTGCTACAGAAGCAG TCAACACTGCTCACAATGGACGTGTGAATGGCCTGTGCTTCACTGCCGACGGCCTGTTCTTGCTCACGGCAGGCACGGACGACCGCATGAGGCTGTGGAACAGCGCTACTGGAGAAAACACTCTG GTGAATTACGGCAAGGTGACCAACTCCAGCCGCACCTGCCTGAGGCTGGCGGTGTCGCGCGGCTGCAGCCCGGACTTTGTGTTTGTGCCGTGCGGCAGCTCCGTGGCCATGTACTCCCTGCACAGCGGCGAGCTGGTCACCATGCTGCGTGGACACTACAACAACGTGGACTGCTGCGAGTTCCACCCAGACTACCAG GAGTTGTACAGTGGTGGCAAAGACTGCAACATCCTGGCCTGGGTTCCAGTGTTGAGGCAACCTGATGTGGAGGAGGAAGGACCTGCGGCTGGCAGA GCGGGCGGACAACAGGCAGCAGTCAATCCTGCATATGCGGACGCCTGGAGCAGTGATGAGGACTGA
- the ercc8 gene encoding DNA excision repair protein ERCC-8 isoform X1: protein MVFSILLIRLTHRVPSSGLWRTPVLLPQCSQRQQGFLTARRIGVDDPVRLRRAESTRRVLSLELNHDRDVDRIHGNGVNSLDIEVIEGRYMLSGGADGVVVIYDLENNNKKPQYTCKAVGTVGRSSRHVHKFSVETVQWYPHDTGMFISSSFDKTMKVWDTETLKPAEVFHFEGNVYCHHMSPVARKHTLIAVGTKDPKVQLCDLKSGSRIHVLQGHRGEVLSVRWSPRYEHILATASADSRVRVWDVRRASGSLFTLDQHNGDKSKAATEAVNTAHNGRVNGLCFTADGLFLLTAGTDDRMRLWNSATGENTLVNYGKVTNSSRTCLRLAVSRGCSPDFVFVPCGSSVAMYSLHSGELVTMLRGHYNNVDCCEFHPDYQELYSGGKDCNILAWVPVLRQPDVEEEGPAAGRAGGQQAAVNPAYADAWSSDED from the exons ATGGTTTTCTCTATTCTTCTGATACGTCTGACACACCGCGTTCCTTCTTCTGGGTTGTGGCGAACTCCAGTACTACTTCCGCAATGTAGTCAGCGTCAACAAGG cTTTCTAACAGCGAGACGGATTGGAGTCGATGACCCTGTTCGACTGAGACGAGCAGAATCAACAAGAAG GGTTCTCAGTCTGGAGCTGAATCATGATCGAGATGTGGATCGAATACATGGAAATGGAGTAAATTCGTTAGACATTGAGGTCATTGAAGGCAGATA CATGTTATCAGGGGGTGCTGATGGTGTAGTCGTGATCTATGACCTTGAGAATAACAACAAGAAGCCTCAGTACACCTGTAAAGCGGTCGGAACTGTGGGAAG GTCAAGTCGCCATGTGCACAAGTTCAGTGTGGAAACGGTGCAGTGGTATCCCCATGACACAGGCATGTTCATATCTAGCTCATTTGACAAGACAATGAAAGTGTGGGACACAGAGACATTAAAG CCTGCCGAAGTGTTTCATTTTGAAGGGAACGTCTACTGCCACCACATGTCCCCGGTGGCCAGGAAGCACACGCTTATTGCAG ttGGTACCAAAGACCCTAAAGTACAGCTGTGCGATTTGAAGTCCGGGTCACGCATCCACGTCCTCCAGG GTCACAGAGGCGAGGTGCTATCTGTCAGGTGGTCCCCGCGATACGAGCACATCTTAGCCACAGCCAG TGCTGACAGCAGGGTGAGAGTGTGGGATGTGCGGCGCGCCTCGGGGAGTCTCTTTACCCTAGACCAGCACAACGGGGACAAGTCCAAAGCTGCTACAGAAGCAG TCAACACTGCTCACAATGGACGTGTGAATGGCCTGTGCTTCACTGCCGACGGCCTGTTCTTGCTCACGGCAGGCACGGACGACCGCATGAGGCTGTGGAACAGCGCTACTGGAGAAAACACTCTG GTGAATTACGGCAAGGTGACCAACTCCAGCCGCACCTGCCTGAGGCTGGCGGTGTCGCGCGGCTGCAGCCCGGACTTTGTGTTTGTGCCGTGCGGCAGCTCCGTGGCCATGTACTCCCTGCACAGCGGCGAGCTGGTCACCATGCTGCGTGGACACTACAACAACGTGGACTGCTGCGAGTTCCACCCAGACTACCAG GAGTTGTACAGTGGTGGCAAAGACTGCAACATCCTGGCCTGGGTTCCAGTGTTGAGGCAACCTGATGTGGAGGAGGAAGGACCTGCGGCTGGCAGA GCGGGCGGACAACAGGCAGCAGTCAATCCTGCATATGCGGACGCCTGGAGCAGTGATGAGGACTGA